One Persicobacter psychrovividus DNA window includes the following coding sequences:
- a CDS encoding hybrid sensor histidine kinase/response regulator, producing the protein MNASSFNAKILIVDDIPKNIQVAANILKQENYNITFAKSGVQALEKIEKIDFDLILLDVMMPEMDGFEVCRRVKANEATKGIPVIFLTAKTESESIVKGFEVGGIDYITKPFNGIELLARVRNHISLRTTQKELEKANATKDRMFSIIGHDLRGPIGNIKSIFSLLTDNQKSFDPKQFQTFLSLGRESAESTFALLENLLNWARTQRNQINFNPKKVDIYRLTLEMISLVSLQASNKDIELINEVEPHAIVFADDEMIKTIIRNLLTNAIKFTNDGGKITISGTSEGDYFQMAVRDTGMGMSEETVVQLRENDGYTTSGTAGEKGSGLGLYLFKKFVKMHSGEFDIQSIPEQGSIFSFTIPQHL; encoded by the coding sequence ATGAACGCCTCTTCTTTCAATGCCAAGATCTTAATTGTCGATGATATTCCTAAAAACATTCAAGTGGCAGCGAATATCTTAAAGCAGGAAAACTACAACATCACTTTTGCGAAAAGTGGTGTACAAGCTTTGGAGAAAATTGAGAAAATTGATTTTGACCTTATTTTGCTTGATGTGATGATGCCCGAGATGGATGGTTTTGAGGTTTGCCGCAGGGTAAAAGCCAATGAAGCCACAAAGGGCATTCCCGTGATTTTTCTTACTGCAAAGACGGAATCCGAAAGTATTGTTAAAGGGTTTGAAGTTGGTGGTATTGATTATATCACCAAGCCTTTCAATGGGATTGAACTATTGGCAAGGGTAAGGAACCACATCAGTTTAAGAACCACACAAAAGGAGTTAGAGAAAGCCAATGCGACCAAAGATCGGATGTTTTCCATTATCGGGCACGATTTACGGGGCCCTATCGGGAATATAAAATCCATCTTTAGCCTACTGACCGACAATCAGAAAAGCTTCGACCCCAAGCAGTTTCAGACTTTTCTTTCGCTGGGCCGTGAGTCCGCTGAGTCTACTTTTGCACTGCTTGAGAACCTGCTGAACTGGGCAAGAACCCAACGAAATCAGATCAACTTTAATCCCAAGAAAGTGGATATCTATCGACTGACCCTTGAGATGATCAGTTTGGTGAGTTTGCAGGCATCGAACAAAGATATCGAGCTGATCAACGAAGTAGAGCCGCATGCAATTGTTTTTGCTGATGATGAAATGATCAAAACGATCATCAGAAACTTACTGACCAACGCCATAAAATTCACCAATGATGGCGGAAAAATTACCATTAGCGGCACCTCCGAGGGCGATTATTTCCAAATGGCCGTTCGTGATACTGGCATGGGCATGTCGGAAGAAACCGTTGTGCAACTTCGGGAGAATGATGGCTATACCACCTCGGGAACCGCAGGGGAAAAAGGCAGTGGATTAGGACTTTATCTCTTTAAGAAATTTGTAAAAATGCACAGTGGTGAATTCGATATTCAGTCGATTCCTGAACAAGGAAGTATTTTCAGTTTCACTATCCCACAGCATTTATAA
- a CDS encoding FGGY-family carbohydrate kinase, with amino-acid sequence MSKSVIAIFDIGRTYKKFFLFDRNYEIVHEEVTRFDDIVDEDGDTCEDLAAIVEWVKRTFKESMKMKEFQIRALNFTSYGASWVHINKAGKPVTPVYSYWKPIPQGIKEQFYKKYGDVDKFSLETSSPQHGLLNAGMQLYWLKHDKPDLYKKIHTSLGIPQYLSYVITGKAFSEITHLGCHSSLWDYKKDRSHDWVYKEKLYSKFPPIVNTTSCERIIVKNREVKVGIGITGSAASMVPYQLGFERNYIVLTTGTWSTATNPGNQSKITLEDIDNDNFDLLSFRGDTMRTSRIFLGKEHEFHLQRIASHWNLDRSFYKNVPVDQEMIRVLMDKLSPERRFFPQSKLGSRFSPDEDLPLNDLDQFNLPECAYHQLILDLSCLQASAIESVIGESEVGKVFVAGGFSYNDNFKRILPAILPDIQFYTNGVNRATALGAALALHTHWNKETNLDNLLQFEMINEFDIPELEGLALL; translated from the coding sequence ATGAGTAAATCAGTAATAGCCATTTTTGATATTGGCCGTACTTACAAGAAGTTTTTTCTATTTGACCGCAATTACGAAATTGTCCACGAAGAGGTAACCCGATTCGATGACATCGTGGATGAGGATGGAGACACTTGTGAAGACTTAGCAGCCATTGTGGAGTGGGTAAAAAGGACGTTTAAGGAAAGCATGAAAATGAAGGAATTTCAGATTCGTGCATTGAACTTTACCTCCTATGGCGCCAGTTGGGTTCATATCAATAAGGCTGGAAAACCCGTTACTCCCGTTTACAGCTATTGGAAACCAATTCCACAGGGAATCAAGGAACAATTCTATAAAAAATACGGTGATGTTGACAAATTTTCTTTGGAAACATCAAGCCCTCAGCATGGTTTGTTGAATGCGGGTATGCAGCTTTATTGGCTCAAGCATGACAAGCCTGATTTATATAAGAAAATACATACCTCTTTAGGTATTCCTCAATATCTGAGTTACGTCATCACAGGTAAAGCCTTTTCGGAAATCACTCACCTGGGCTGTCATTCCTCTTTATGGGATTACAAAAAAGACCGCTCCCACGATTGGGTTTACAAGGAGAAATTGTATTCAAAGTTCCCTCCTATTGTAAATACCACCTCTTGCGAACGCATTATTGTAAAAAACAGAGAGGTAAAAGTCGGTATCGGTATTACGGGCAGTGCGGCATCTATGGTGCCCTACCAATTGGGTTTTGAACGTAATTATATCGTCCTGACCACAGGTACCTGGAGTACGGCAACCAATCCAGGGAATCAGTCCAAGATCACCCTTGAAGATATCGATAATGATAACTTCGACCTGTTGAGCTTCCGTGGTGATACCATGCGTACCAGCAGAATCTTTTTGGGTAAAGAACACGAATTCCACCTGCAAAGAATTGCCAGCCACTGGAATCTCGATCGCTCTTTCTACAAAAATGTACCTGTAGATCAGGAGATGATTCGTGTACTGATGGATAAACTTTCGCCTGAGCGGAGATTCTTCCCTCAGAGTAAATTGGGTAGCCGATTTTCTCCTGACGAAGACCTTCCACTTAACGATCTGGATCAGTTCAATTTGCCAGAGTGTGCTTATCATCAGCTTATCCTTGACTTGTCCTGTTTACAGGCCTCGGCTATTGAGTCGGTGATTGGAGAGTCTGAAGTAGGCAAAGTATTCGTTGCAGGAGGGTTCTCTTATAACGACAACTTTAAGCGGATTTTGCCCGCTATTCTGCCAGATATCCAGTTTTATACCAATGGCGTAAATCGGGCAACCGCTCTTGGTGCGGCGCTCGCATTGCACACCCACTGGAATAAGGAAACCAACCTGGATAACCTGTTGCAGTTTGAGATGATTAATGAATTTGATATTCCTGAACTTGAAGGCTTAGCGCTTTTATAA
- a CDS encoding ABC transporter substrate-binding protein, with the protein MYKAHFTAFLILLIGFTACNSNNGSRLEKVESVDLQKADFTFFEDSIDIQYAKNFKVDYFSNYKRLAVYSHVNGHEDSSIFFLVKRGTPYPKDVHASQVVEVPVRKVVALSNTQVGMLDRLQGLETLRGVEDKNLIPDRTIRKHIESGKIQEVGGYNKLNEELVIAMKPDVVLYDDMGASSRNKYPALRSQGICLLPFSDWQEQTPLGRTEWLKLMALLLDKPERAVQAFERTTENYNHWVAYADTLDHQVNVMCGLPFKGVWYMPGGNSFTAQFIKAAGAQYLNHGNHETGGFPLDFEVVYKASKKADVWINTGGIKHMSDLLSLNENYKDFKPVMNQRVYNNNGLEVDGVNAFWYTGYLNPDLVLHDLIKIFHPEVVQDSTLTYYRHIE; encoded by the coding sequence ATGTACAAAGCACATTTTACGGCATTTTTGATTTTACTGATTGGTTTTACAGCCTGTAACAGCAATAATGGCAGCCGACTTGAGAAAGTGGAGTCCGTTGATCTCCAGAAGGCTGATTTTACCTTTTTTGAAGATTCTATCGATATTCAATATGCCAAGAATTTTAAGGTGGACTATTTCTCAAACTATAAACGGCTGGCGGTTTACAGTCATGTGAATGGTCATGAGGATTCATCGATTTTCTTTTTAGTGAAAAGAGGAACCCCTTACCCGAAGGATGTACATGCCAGTCAGGTGGTGGAAGTGCCTGTCCGAAAGGTGGTCGCACTGTCCAACACACAAGTCGGAATGCTTGACCGCCTTCAGGGGTTGGAAACCTTGCGTGGTGTGGAAGATAAAAACCTGATTCCCGACCGAACGATCCGCAAACATATTGAAAGCGGTAAGATTCAGGAAGTTGGTGGGTACAATAAGCTGAATGAAGAGCTCGTGATTGCGATGAAGCCCGATGTGGTGCTTTACGATGATATGGGCGCGAGTAGCCGAAATAAGTACCCTGCCTTGCGAAGTCAGGGGATTTGTCTGTTGCCATTTTCCGACTGGCAGGAACAAACGCCACTTGGCAGAACCGAATGGCTGAAACTGATGGCGCTGTTGCTGGATAAACCCGAAAGGGCGGTGCAGGCATTTGAACGCACGACAGAAAATTATAACCATTGGGTGGCATATGCTGATACGCTGGACCATCAGGTGAATGTGATGTGTGGCTTGCCATTCAAGGGCGTCTGGTATATGCCAGGCGGAAACAGTTTCACGGCACAGTTTATCAAGGCGGCGGGTGCGCAATACCTGAACCATGGCAACCATGAAACAGGTGGTTTTCCATTGGATTTTGAAGTGGTGTATAAAGCCTCAAAAAAGGCGGATGTGTGGATCAATACTGGAGGCATTAAGCACATGTCTGATTTATTATCGCTGAATGAAAATTATAAAGATTTTAAGCCAGTGATGAATCAGCGGGTTTATAATAATAATGGTTTGGAGGTTGATGGCGTGAATGCTTTTTGGTACACGGGTTACCTGAACCCTGATTTGGTGTTGCATGACTTGATCAAAATATTTCATCCTGAAGTGGTACAGGATTCTACCTTAACCTATTACCGACATATTGAATAA
- a CDS encoding iron ABC transporter permease produces MCVLLFVLDLSLGSVNIAFTDTFHQLVGGGEANINHAIIFKLRLPRALAGIIVGAALAVGGLLMQSLFGNPLAGPSVLGISSGASLGVAMVVLLGGGSVSATYLSAVGLGQGAVVVGAALLGSFLVFMAILLLNNKLKDAVSLLIVGVMIGFLTNAVVAIAQFFSQPELIQDYLLWSLGSLAGLDFSQLSVMAIMVGLGIAGALLLAKPLNILLLGENYARTMGMPIRQLRMLIVAITSVLTAATVAFVGPIGFVGIAVPHLVRKIFLTANHWLLIPACGLTGAMLMLLCDIISKLPGSQAVLPLNAVTGLLGAPIVILVIINRRG; encoded by the coding sequence TTGTGCGTATTATTGTTTGTGTTGGATCTTAGTCTGGGGTCTGTCAATATTGCTTTCACGGACACTTTTCACCAATTGGTAGGAGGAGGTGAAGCCAATATAAACCACGCTATTATTTTTAAACTCCGACTTCCCCGTGCATTGGCAGGTATTATTGTCGGTGCCGCACTTGCTGTAGGAGGCTTACTGATGCAGTCACTGTTCGGAAATCCTTTGGCAGGGCCGTCGGTTTTGGGGATTTCCTCGGGTGCCAGCCTTGGCGTAGCGATGGTCGTTCTGCTCGGTGGTGGATCTGTGTCAGCTACTTATTTATCGGCCGTAGGGCTGGGGCAAGGAGCGGTAGTCGTTGGAGCCGCCCTTCTCGGATCGTTTTTGGTGTTCATGGCGATTCTTTTGCTCAATAATAAGCTGAAAGATGCGGTAAGCCTGCTGATCGTTGGTGTCATGATTGGCTTCCTGACGAATGCAGTGGTGGCGATCGCCCAGTTTTTCAGTCAGCCAGAACTGATTCAGGATTATCTTTTATGGTCTTTGGGCAGTCTTGCAGGCTTGGATTTTTCACAGTTGTCAGTGATGGCCATTATGGTCGGCCTGGGAATTGCAGGCGCCTTATTGCTGGCAAAACCATTGAATATTTTACTCTTGGGAGAGAATTATGCCAGAACCATGGGTATGCCCATCCGTCAGTTGAGAATGCTTATTGTAGCCATTACCAGCGTGCTGACTGCCGCCACGGTAGCCTTTGTTGGTCCCATAGGTTTTGTTGGGATTGCCGTGCCACATTTGGTGCGGAAAATTTTCCTGACCGCCAACCATTGGTTGCTTATTCCCGCCTGTGGATTGACAGGTGCAATGCTGATGTTGCTTTGCGATATCATTAGCAAGCTCCCAGGTAGTCAAGCGGTATTGCCATTAAATGCTGTTACAGGGTTACTTGGGGCACCGATCGTCATTTTAGTCATCATTAATCGGAGGGGATAA
- a CDS encoding ABC transporter ATP-binding protein: protein MIELKKVAIGYQKKGGVLTVQENINGCISKGKLVGLLGGNGKGKSTLLRTILGLQPALKGEVLIQGIPLSGISAKAMAKEVAVVLTDKIQTPYMTVRELIESGRSPHTNWWGKMKHEDLLLIEQVIDQLGIDAIQHRPFNELSDGQKQLSLIGRALAQDTGVILLDEPAAHLDVPNKIRIFSLLQQLSRGGKTVLICSHDLDLSLRFCDDLLLLHQEELPVLGMAEELVLNGTFGRYFNQGEVQFNIQSGRFDFQKKFRRQVNIDTVPSPQRRWLVQALHKKEIGISPLPTENEIQWKDSQWHFNSQQFDHLSPLINAIDTYLT from the coding sequence GTGATAGAGTTAAAGAAGGTAGCCATCGGTTATCAAAAAAAAGGAGGAGTGCTTACCGTTCAGGAAAACATCAATGGGTGTATTTCAAAAGGTAAATTGGTGGGGCTTTTAGGGGGAAACGGAAAAGGAAAATCGACCCTGCTACGAACCATTCTCGGGCTGCAGCCTGCCCTCAAAGGCGAAGTCCTGATTCAGGGCATTCCATTGTCAGGAATCAGTGCAAAAGCCATGGCCAAAGAGGTGGCTGTGGTATTGACGGATAAAATTCAGACGCCTTATATGACCGTCCGAGAGCTGATTGAAAGTGGACGATCGCCACATACCAATTGGTGGGGAAAGATGAAGCATGAAGACCTGCTACTGATTGAACAGGTGATTGATCAACTTGGGATTGATGCCATTCAGCATCGCCCCTTTAATGAACTGTCTGATGGGCAAAAGCAATTATCTCTGATTGGCAGGGCACTCGCTCAGGATACTGGGGTGATTTTACTTGATGAACCTGCGGCACACCTTGATGTACCCAATAAAATAAGAATTTTTTCCTTGCTTCAACAGTTGAGTAGGGGAGGTAAAACAGTATTGATTTGCTCCCATGACCTCGACCTCAGTTTGCGGTTCTGTGATGATCTGCTGCTGCTTCATCAGGAAGAGTTGCCTGTATTGGGGATGGCGGAAGAATTGGTCCTGAACGGTACCTTCGGACGCTATTTCAATCAGGGGGAAGTTCAGTTTAATATTCAGTCTGGAAGGTTTGATTTTCAAAAAAAGTTTCGCCGTCAAGTGAATATTGATACTGTGCCGTCACCGCAAAGGCGGTGGCTTGTTCAGGCCCTTCACAAAAAGGAAATAGGAATCAGTCCTTTGCCCACTGAAAATGAAATTCAATGGAAAGATTCCCAATGGCACTTCAATAGTCAGCAATTTGATCATTTATCACCCCTGATAAATGCAATAGATACTTATTTAACATAA
- the istA gene encoding IS21 family transposase: MDIKQIITLKKDGVSNRQVHKLLGIHRNTVNEYVKKFEVSSYSMDELLTFNDQKLRELFTTKTTMDKGRHSGLMSYFDNNDLRLKHPGFNAQFHYFDYCNKVELPYGYTQFMEHFNRRYKTPKGSMKLNHVPGDKVYIDFAGKKLHITDRNTGEMIPVEVFVAILPSSQYTFVCACRSQKKEDLITCMKKAFQFYSGAPKAIVPDNLKSAVSKSSKYEPEINRSFKDLARHYDCVVSPTRSYSPQDKALVENAVQLAYQRIYYPLRQITFFSLQALNQEISKLLMAYNDTILQRAGASRRQLFESTEKATLKPLPVAEFEMIEYRSAKVQQVGYVYLSPDKNYYSVPYRYIGKQVQLQYTQSSVCVYFNSERIATHRRSYQKGHYTTDTDHLASTHQAYLKWSPEYFKKRTSSIGEQTSKYVMRMIDHFEYPEIAYKRSLGILNLVKKYSSDRLEKACSLGMQAEAYSYRHIANILENKMDLQQESNEPIAEIPPHENIRGASAYQ; this comes from the coding sequence ATGGATATCAAACAGATAATCACTTTAAAGAAAGATGGAGTCAGTAATCGACAGGTTCATAAATTGCTTGGCATTCACCGTAATACAGTCAATGAATATGTTAAGAAATTTGAGGTCAGCTCGTATTCCATGGATGAGTTGCTGACCTTTAATGATCAAAAACTGCGGGAATTGTTCACCACCAAGACGACAATGGATAAGGGCCGGCATAGTGGGTTGATGTCTTATTTTGACAACAATGATCTTAGGCTCAAACATCCTGGCTTCAATGCTCAGTTCCACTATTTTGATTATTGCAACAAGGTAGAATTGCCCTATGGTTACACGCAGTTTATGGAACATTTTAACCGTCGCTACAAAACACCGAAGGGTTCAATGAAGCTTAATCACGTGCCGGGTGATAAGGTTTATATTGACTTTGCTGGTAAAAAATTACATATCACTGACCGAAATACAGGTGAGATGATACCGGTGGAAGTGTTTGTGGCGATCCTGCCGAGCAGTCAATATACATTTGTCTGTGCTTGTAGGAGCCAAAAAAAGGAGGATTTGATCACCTGCATGAAGAAAGCATTTCAATTTTACAGTGGTGCTCCCAAGGCGATTGTACCGGACAACTTGAAGTCAGCTGTTAGTAAATCGAGTAAATACGAGCCGGAAATTAACCGAAGTTTCAAGGATTTAGCCCGTCACTATGATTGTGTGGTCAGCCCGACTCGCAGTTATAGTCCGCAGGACAAAGCATTGGTAGAAAACGCCGTTCAGTTGGCCTATCAGCGGATTTATTACCCATTACGGCAGATAACTTTCTTCAGTTTGCAGGCACTAAACCAAGAGATTTCAAAGCTACTGATGGCCTACAATGATACCATTTTGCAACGGGCAGGGGCAAGTCGAAGGCAGTTGTTTGAGTCCACTGAAAAGGCTACGCTAAAGCCATTGCCAGTTGCTGAATTTGAGATGATTGAGTACCGGTCAGCTAAGGTTCAACAAGTTGGATACGTGTATTTATCCCCTGACAAGAACTATTACAGCGTCCCGTATCGCTACATAGGCAAGCAAGTCCAACTGCAATACACCCAATCATCGGTCTGTGTTTATTTCAATTCAGAGCGAATAGCAACTCACCGCAGAAGTTATCAAAAAGGACATTATACAACAGATACAGATCACCTTGCGAGCACCCACCAAGCTTATCTGAAATGGTCACCGGAGTATTTCAAAAAGCGAACGTCATCGATTGGAGAACAGACATCAAAGTATGTAATGCGAATGATTGACCACTTTGAATATCCGGAAATAGCTTATAAACGTTCTCTCGGAATACTCAATTTGGTGAAGAAATATAGCTCTGACCGCCTTGAAAAAGCTTGTTCACTCGGAATGCAAGCTGAAGCATACTCTTACAGGCACATCGCTAATATTCTTGAAAACAAGATGGATCTACAACAAGAGTCAAACGAACCGATCGCTGAGATTCCCCCGCACGAAAACATCCGTGGCGCCTCTGCCTATCAATAA
- the istB gene encoding IS21-like element helper ATPase IstB, whose amino-acid sequence MNSQTIEKLHKLRLFGMAELHQQQLNNTNKQSLTVDEYLALLVDHEYDQQQNRRVGRLLKQARLRQNANLNSVNYHANRNLDKNTFSRLGTLDFIDKKENIILTGPSGVGKSYLAQALGHQACMMQKKVRYSPFAKLIDQLHLSKIDGTYQKELSKINLSKLLILDDFGLHSFNKNSREIMMDLIEERHNFSSTIIASQLPVSAWHKMIGEGTIADAILDRIVHSSHRIELKGDSLRKGKIEHL is encoded by the coding sequence ATGAACAGTCAAACCATTGAAAAACTACACAAGCTCAGGCTATTCGGCATGGCCGAGCTTCATCAACAGCAATTGAATAATACAAATAAACAGTCACTTACAGTCGATGAATATTTGGCTCTTTTGGTGGATCATGAATATGATCAACAACAAAACAGAAGGGTCGGTAGGCTACTCAAACAAGCTCGTTTGAGGCAAAACGCAAACCTAAATAGTGTAAACTACCATGCCAACCGTAATTTAGACAAGAACACTTTCAGCCGTTTAGGTACATTGGATTTTATTGACAAAAAGGAAAATATCATCCTTACCGGACCTTCCGGAGTCGGAAAAAGCTACCTCGCACAAGCCCTAGGGCATCAGGCATGCATGATGCAAAAAAAGGTGCGCTATAGCCCTTTCGCTAAGTTAATCGATCAGCTCCACCTGTCTAAAATTGACGGCACATATCAAAAGGAGTTGTCTAAAATTAACCTGTCTAAATTATTGATACTCGATGATTTCGGTCTCCACTCATTCAATAAAAATAGTCGAGAGATCATGATGGACTTAATCGAAGAACGACACAATTTTAGCTCCACCATCATTGCGTCACAACTACCTGTTTCTGCATGGCACAAGATGATCGGTGAAGGAACAATTGCCGATGCTATTCTGGATCGAATTGTTCATTCTTCACACCGGATTGAGCTCAAAGGCGACTCCTTGAGAAAGGGGAAGATCGAACACCTATAA
- the mnmA gene encoding tRNA 2-thiouridine(34) synthase MnmA: protein MKRVVVGLSGGVDSSVAAYLLKEQGYDVIGLFMKNWHDDSVTISDECPWLEDSNDALIVAQKLGIPFQTIDLSTQYKERIVDYMFNEYEKGRTPNPDVLCNREIKFDIFLKTALELGADYVATGHYCRKSSIEKDGEQVYQLLAGKDDNKDQSYFLCQLNQEQLSKALFPVGDLEKPEVRRIAKEADLITAEKKDSQGLCFIGKVRLPDFLQQKLKPKAGKVYEIPADAPVFEAYQAKIKNAANEEEWLKAIAAPFFFHPSMGKEVGDHRGAHYYTIGQRKGLGIGGTVEPLFVIDTNTESNVIFTGQGKDHPGLKRFGIFVSNEETHWVREDLRMKVGEMKRFQARIRYREDLSSATLYQKEEGLYVVFDTERVGVAAGQFVAWYDGEELIGSGTIG, encoded by the coding sequence AGTTGGTTTGTCGGGAGGCGTTGATTCCTCTGTGGCGGCCTATTTACTCAAAGAGCAAGGCTACGATGTAATCGGCCTGTTTATGAAAAATTGGCATGATGATTCCGTAACGATCAGCGACGAATGTCCTTGGTTGGAAGACTCAAATGATGCCCTAATTGTAGCCCAGAAATTGGGAATCCCATTTCAAACCATTGATTTAAGCACGCAGTACAAGGAACGTATTGTGGATTATATGTTCAATGAGTATGAAAAGGGGAGAACCCCAAACCCTGATGTGCTATGTAACAGAGAAATAAAATTTGATATATTCTTAAAGACTGCACTGGAGCTTGGTGCTGATTACGTGGCTACCGGACATTACTGTCGTAAATCGTCCATAGAGAAAGATGGAGAGCAGGTATATCAGCTATTGGCTGGTAAGGATGATAACAAGGATCAAAGTTATTTCCTTTGCCAATTAAATCAGGAGCAATTATCCAAAGCACTGTTCCCTGTTGGTGATCTTGAAAAACCGGAAGTAAGAAGAATCGCTAAAGAAGCCGATTTGATTACTGCCGAGAAAAAGGATTCTCAGGGTTTGTGTTTTATTGGGAAGGTGCGCTTGCCAGATTTCCTTCAGCAAAAGCTGAAACCGAAAGCGGGAAAAGTGTATGAGATTCCTGCGGATGCACCAGTTTTTGAAGCCTATCAAGCCAAAATAAAGAATGCTGCAAACGAGGAAGAGTGGCTGAAAGCCATTGCTGCACCTTTCTTTTTTCATCCGAGTATGGGGAAAGAGGTTGGTGATCATCGTGGTGCACATTACTATACTATTGGTCAGCGTAAAGGACTGGGAATCGGTGGAACTGTGGAGCCGTTGTTTGTTATTGATACCAACACGGAATCCAATGTGATTTTCACCGGACAGGGAAAAGATCACCCAGGTTTGAAGCGTTTCGGGATTTTTGTGAGCAATGAAGAGACCCATTGGGTTCGGGAAGATTTACGCATGAAGGTCGGAGAGATGAAGCGCTTTCAGGCAAGAATTAGATACCGAGAGGATCTTTCATCAGCAACCTTATATCAGAAAGAAGAAGGCCTGTACGTGGTTTTCGATACTGAAAGAGTAGGGGTCGCTGCCGGGCAATTCGTTGCTTGGTATGATGGCGAAGAACTGATAGGATCAGGGACAATCGGTTAA